In one Janibacter cremeus genomic region, the following are encoded:
- a CDS encoding glycoside hydrolase family 3 N-terminal domain-containing protein: MSRHPHALPRIAAGAAVLALVGCGGSGSPEPSSTGGSSTSSTSAGPSGSPDEDSTTRAQADSCVTDVREAMTPTQQAGQLLMAAMNPGPVTSLDEVVKNQGLGSMLYLGGWQGSQTVAAASEHLQQVAPTVDGTKVGMIVSADQEGGEVQQLTGAGFSAMPSGLQQAQLPDLRSAAKGWGGELAAAGVNVNLAPVADTVPTSIGQANDPIGQWGRQYGSTPEAAGAGALAFARGMQDAGVEPTVKHFPGIGRITGNTDLTTEGITDTEMTTDDPHLQAFETVIDGGTRIVMIGSARYAQIDPGTPAVFSDRIIEGMLRQDLGFDGVVITDDVGSAAAVQATPVEERATKFIAAGGDIVLTVEPQQVPPMTSAIVERAKGDEAFAENVEESVTRVLTLKEKMGLLDCG, encoded by the coding sequence ATGTCGCGCCACCCCCACGCCCTGCCCCGGATCGCCGCCGGCGCAGCCGTGCTCGCCCTCGTCGGATGCGGCGGCTCCGGCAGCCCCGAGCCGAGCAGCACGGGCGGCTCCTCGACGTCCTCGACCTCGGCCGGCCCGTCCGGGTCCCCGGACGAGGACTCGACCACCCGGGCGCAGGCCGACTCCTGCGTCACCGACGTGCGTGAGGCGATGACGCCGACGCAGCAGGCCGGCCAGCTGCTCATGGCCGCCATGAACCCCGGCCCCGTGACGAGCCTCGACGAGGTCGTCAAGAACCAGGGCCTGGGCTCGATGCTCTACCTCGGCGGGTGGCAGGGCTCGCAGACCGTCGCCGCCGCGAGCGAGCACCTCCAGCAGGTGGCGCCGACCGTCGACGGCACGAAGGTCGGCATGATCGTCTCCGCCGACCAGGAGGGCGGAGAGGTCCAGCAGCTGACCGGTGCCGGCTTCTCCGCCATGCCCTCCGGCCTGCAGCAGGCGCAGCTGCCCGACCTGCGATCGGCGGCGAAGGGGTGGGGAGGCGAGCTGGCCGCGGCCGGCGTCAACGTCAACCTCGCCCCCGTGGCCGACACCGTCCCCACCTCCATCGGGCAGGCCAACGACCCGATCGGCCAGTGGGGCCGCCAGTACGGCTCGACCCCCGAGGCCGCCGGCGCCGGCGCGCTCGCCTTCGCCCGGGGCATGCAGGACGCCGGCGTGGAGCCGACCGTCAAGCACTTCCCCGGCATCGGCCGGATCACCGGCAACACCGACCTGACGACCGAGGGCATCACCGACACCGAGATGACCACGGACGACCCCCACCTGCAGGCCTTCGAGACCGTCATCGACGGCGGCACCAGGATCGTCATGATCGGGTCGGCCCGCTACGCGCAGATCGACCCGGGTACCCCGGCCGTCTTCTCCGACCGGATCATCGAGGGGATGCTGCGCCAGGATCTCGGCTTCGACGGCGTGGTGATCACCGACGACGTCGGCAGCGCGGCCGCGGTCCAGGCCACACCCGTCGAGGAGCGCGCGACGAAGTTCATCGCCGCGGGCGGTGACATCGTGCTCACCGTCGAGCCGCAGCAGGTACCGCCCATGACCTCCGCCATCGTCGAGCGGGCGAAGGGGGACGAGGCCTTCGCGGAGAACGTCGAGGAGTCCGTGACTCGGGTGCTCACCCTCAAGGAGAAGA